The genomic stretch GCACAGCGCTTGAAGGCGCCGGTGGCCGGGTCGTAGTCGAGGAGGCGGTGGATGGTGGAGGCCGGCGCGCCGGCGGCCTCGGCGAGCCGCCTGGCGGCCCTGCCCGTCGGGGCCGCCAGGGCCGTCTTCACGTCCTTGGCCCGGGCTATGAGAAGGATGGCCTTCAGTATGGTCGTCTTGCCCGTGCCGGGGCCGCCCGTTATGATGTTCACCTTGCCGGTGAGCACGGCCTCGAGGGCCGAGCGCTGGGCCGGGGCCAGCTCAAGACCCATGCGCTGCTGCGCCCACTCAACGGCCCGGGAGGCGTCCTTTATGGGAAGGAGCGACGGCGCGGCCAGAAGCTCGGCGAGCCTGGCGGCGGCGCTCTGCTCGGCCTCGAAGAGCCGGGTCAGGTAGATGCGCCCGCCGTCGAGCATGATCCGTCCCTCGGCGGCGAGCTCCGCAAAGAGCGCCGCCGCCGCCGAGGCCTCCACCCCGAGGAGCTCGGCCGCGCCGCGGGCCGCCTCGTCTTCGGGCAGGTAGCAGTGACCCGAATCGGCCGCCCGGCTCAGGACACTGAGGATGCCCGCCTTGATGCGGGCCGGAGAGTCGCCCTCCACGCCCAGGGCCCCGGCTATGCGGTCGGCCGTAGCGAACCCCACGCCCCATACCTCGTCGGCGAGCCTGAAGGGGTCGCGGCTTACGCGCTCGACGGCCTCGGCGCCGTAACGCCTGTAGATCCGGGCCGCCAGCGCCGGGCTTACGCCCAGGCCCTGGAGAAAGACCATTATCTTCCTTATCTCCCGCTGCTCGTCCCAGGCCGCCTTTATGCGCTCGAGACGCTTGCGGCCTATGCCCTCCACCTCGACGAGCCGGTCGGGCTCGTTGTCGATGACGTCCATCGTCTCCAGGCCGAAACGCTCGACGATACGCGAGGCCAGGGCCGGACCGACCCCCTTGACCAGACCCGAGCCGAGGTAGCGCTCCATGCCGACAAGTGTGTCGGGCCGCACGAGCTCGCAGGACTCGAAGCGGAACTGGGTGCCGTAGTTCCTGTCGCGCACCCAGGCCCCCCGAAGGCGCACCGTCGAGCCGGGAGGCTCATGGGCCATGTGTCCCACGGCCGTTAAGGCCCGTCCGGCGTCGTCCTTCAGCCGCACGACCGAGAAGCCGTTGTCTTCGTTGCGGAAGGTGTAGCCCTCGATGGTCGCAACGACCGAACTCTCCAGGGCCGACCCGCCGCCCCTGTCACCGCCTGCCGTCATCGCTCAAACTCCCTGAGACCCCGCCGTCTTCTCCCGCGCGTTCTTCGAAGTCCTCTTTTGCAAGGGCCGCGAACCTGTGGGCGCTGCGCACCGGCTCGGGCAGCCGGTAGCGGGTGGTGCAGGAGAGCACCGTCTCCACCGCCGCCTCAAGGCCCAGGCCGAAGCCCGGCGAGACGTATACCGGCCTTACGCCTTCCCTGGTGCGGAGGCAGGCGCCGAGCCTTTCGCCGCCGCCTGTTACGGCCGTCCACGCCCCCCTTGCCGTCCCGGGCTCGTCGCAGCGGCCGCACAGAAGCGACTTGGCGCAGCCCACCGTGGGCACGCCCAGCAGCACCCCCATGTGGGCCGCCACGCCCATGCGTCGCGGATGGAGTATGCCCTGGCCGTCGAATATGACCACATCGGGCGCGCAGGCGACGAGGCCGAAGGCATCGACCAGGGCCGGACCCTCGCGGAATGTGAGAAGCCCCGGCACGTAGGGAAAGAGGGCCGGACGGGCGGCGCACCTGCGCTCCACGAGCTCGAGCGAGGGGAAGGCGTGCACCGTCACGGCGGCGAAGACCATGCCGCCGCTGCGCGAGTAAGCGGCGTCGGCGCCGGCCACGAGCCGGGGGGGACGGGGAAGGGCCCCGCCGACCCTCACAAGGCCGGCGAGCCTTCGCTGGATGGCCGCCGCCTCGGCGGGCGTTACGCGCCAGGGGTGAAGCCGCGCCGCCTTCACCCCCGCTCGTCGGCCGTCACGGTCCAGAGGGCCCTCCACCTCCGCCTCCCCTCGCGGTGGAGGCAGAGCACGGCCGCCTCCGGCCACGGCGCGCCCGCCAGGGCCCCGCCGGCCAGAAAGGCCGCAAGCGCGCCGAGGTGGGGAAGGTGGCCGACGAGCATCACGTCGCAGCCCATACACCCCAGGCGCGCGGCCCACAGCTCCGGGTCGTCGCCGGGCAGCAGCCCGTCGGCCTCCATCACAACCGGCGCGGGCTCCATGCACCGGCCCAGTATGCGCGCCGTCTGGGCGGCCCGCAGCTTCGGACTGTGGTAGATGCGGGCCACGGCCACCCCTCTGTCCGCCAGACGCCGCGCCACCGTGCGGGCCTGACGCCTCCCTTCCTCGCTCAGGGGACGCCCCTGCTCCGCCTCGGCCTCCACGGCCCTGGCATGTCTTGCCAGATACAACTTCACGCCCTCCACCTCCAGCCCGGGCGAATAGCCCCCCTTTGCAGAATTTTACCGCTTAACAGCCCCTTATACAAGCCCCCAACTTGATTTGACCGATCCTTTGGTATAAGCTAAGAAAGCTCTGATTAATGACCCTGAGGGAACCTTTTTGAAAAAGGGTCATAGACCCACGGTTCCCTCAGACTCCCTCCAAAAACTTTTTATTTGCTCTTCGAGCCGCGTTGGTTCTCATGATCATCCAAGGAAACGAGGTTCTTTAGCCCAAGTTAAAAGTCTTTGAAGGGGGTCTGGGGGAAACGTGGGCCTATGGCCCTTCTACAGAAAGTTTCCCCCATGGTAATCAATCAGCGTTTCCCTGCGGTCCCCGTGAGGTTCGGGCCGCAAAGGCGTAAAAAATCCCGCCTGGCGCGGCCCGAACCTCACGGGGACCGCCCCCCAGCATCGGGCGTGGGAATTACACCCCTTCAAAAGACTTTTGACTTGGGCCACGACCTCGCTTCCTCCGGCGGTCACAGGAACCGGCGGGGCTCAAGCACGGCCGCCGTCTTGCCGAAATAGGCCATATGTCCGATACCTATTACAACGAGCGGCTCGCTCTCTACGAGGGGCTCGGCAGCGACGAAAAGGCGGCCGCAGCCGCCGGCCGGCTCTGGGTGCTCGATCCCGACTCTCTGCGCTTCAAGCACGGCGCCACCCTGGGCGAGCTCAAGATACCATACCACCTGGGAAGCAGGGACGAGGCCTGCCTCCAGCAGGCCGTCTTCGGCCTCGCCGCCCTCCTCAAGATGCGCTTCGAGCCCGACTCCGGCCGGCCCCCGGAAGGCGGCTCGGCCTCGGAGATGGAGCCGCCGGCGAAACTTCCTCCCAGGACCTACAGGACCGACATCTTCATAGAAGGCTCGGTGGAGCGCGCCGTCGCCCTCGAGGCCCTCGCCTCGGCCCCCCACGTGGACAGCGCCATTCTCCACAACTGGCTCGCGCCCGACGGACCGGGGCGAAGACTCATCCACTGGACGGCGGCCGTGGTGGAAAAGTCCCTAAGGGACGAAACACGGCACGGCACGGGCGAAGAAACAGCCTACATTACGCTTCTCGCCGGACTCAAGTCCCTGAAAAGACACAAGGACAGGCTCAAAGACTTCCGCATAAAGGGCTTCTCCTACGAGAAGCTCGACCTGGCCGTGGGCCTCACCTGCTTTGCGGCATGGAGGCATGCGCTCGCAAGGCTCTTCGCCCGACTGCGCCGCGACAAGGCGCCGTACCACAGCGACAGGGCCGAGATGCTGCTCACCACCGCCGTCGTGCCAAGGGCCTTCCTCTCCATACCGCCCAACCTCGTCTCCTCGTCGCTCAACCCCTACGCCATAAACGACGAGACGGTCAAGGCCATCGAAGCGTTCGCCCCGGAGACAAAGGATATCAAAGAGTGGCCCGCCGTCGACGAGCTTGCGGCGGGCCTTGCGGAACGCATCATCAGGAAGCCGAGCCTGCGCGCCGTCGTGAAGAACCAGGGCGAGGTGACGAGGCTGCGCGCTCTCGTCCGCCGATACCTATTCGACCACGACGTGCCGGGCCTTGAGGTCCACGAAAGACTCTACGAGATCTACGGCGACGACCGCCACATAAGAAACCTGCTGGCCGACGACGACCTCTACGAAGGCTTCATAGACGCCCTCGAGGGCCTGAAGCCCCACTTCGCCAAGGACCGCAGGCGCGTGGCCGGCATAACCGCCCTCGTCGACTCGCTCAGGCGCTTCAAAAAGGGTTTTTTCGGCCGGCTCCTCTCCGGCAAGCAGCAGCAGGCCCTCGACGCCGCCGCCGTCGTGCGGGGCTACCTCGCCTACCGCCTCGACGAGCACGTGGACAGGTACGCCGCGCCCATGAGGCTCTACCTCACGGACCGGCGGGGCGAGTTCGACGAAAAGATGCTCGTCAACGAATACAACCGGGGCCGACTCTACCGCTTCTCCGACGACGACATCGCCGTGCTCAAGACCCTGACCGTCAACATGGAGGGGCAGCTCTTCATCGACCTCAAGGACTTCACCAAGAAGACGCTCAAGGTAAAGGAGATCGCCATGGCCGAGTTCCTGCGCGATCACTTCTACACGCCCATAATCGAGGCGTCGCTTCGCTACGGCGGGCGCGGCGGCCCCGGCTCCGACGAGTCGCAGAGCATACGCCTTACGAACCTCCCCGGTGACGCCGCCATCTTCTCGGGCAGCGTGGCCGGCCTCGTCTCCCTTGCCCAGGACATCCAGAAGATCATCCGCCGCTACAGGGAAAAGCTCCAGAAGAGGCTGCCGCCCGTGGATGAAGAAGAGCTCCTCGACGCGGTCCACAAGCGGTTCGAGGCGAAAAAGGCCGGCATCGACGAGAGGCTGGACGCCGTCGGGAAGATGGGCGACAAGAAAGAGGCCGACAGGGAGCGGGCCCGGCTAAGGAGCGAGATGCGACGGCTCGAAGACGCGTACCGCGACGAGATCGAGGCGGCCATCACCCGCGAGATGGAGGCGGGCCTGTTCATCTCATACGGCGTCAAGGCCGAGACCCTCGTGCTCAAGGCCTCGCGGGAGTTCAAGGAGCCCGTCAAGGTCTCCATAGGCGAGAAGATAAACGAGGCGTGCCGGGGGACGAACCGCAACCCCCACGTGCGGGCCAAGCTCGAGATCCTCATCGAAAAGGAACGCCTCGGCGCAGGCAGCCGGCGGCTCAAATATCCCTTCGACGTCTACATCGACCGGGTGATAAACTTCCGGATGCCGCCGGAGCTCGACTCGAAGATCGAGGACCTCCTCTCGGGCCGGGGCGGCCCCATGGACCTCGGCGCCATGGCGAAGTCCGCGGCGCGGCAGTTCTACTCGGACCTCAAAAGACTCGCCGACGGGGCCTCGCCGTCCTCTCTCGCCCACCTCATGCTCTCCACCGACATATACAACAGGGGCCAGGCCCTGAGCGAGGAGGCCCTGAAGGCCTACATCAACGAGACCAGGGGCACGAAGTTCTTCTTCCGCAAGACGGTCGCCCTTTCGCAGCTCCACGAGGCCATGCGCAACGCCTACTTCTTTCCCTACGACCCCCTCGAACTCTGCTTCGGCATCGAAAGGGTGGAAGGCGTGGAGTTCGTCGAGGGCTTCCTCAAACACGGAGAGGTGACCTTCAAGGGCTTCGAGACCACGGAGCCGACCGTCGTCTACGAGATGCTCGACCGCGAAGGCGACCTCTTCAAGTCCATCATGCTCTACCACTTCAAGGAGTGGTACGATCAGGCCCTGTCGGCCGAAGAGACATCTTCTCAAAAAAATTCCAATCGATTGGCTTGAGGGAGCTTTTGAAATGGGGGCATAGCCCCACAGCGGAAACGGCCCCGGGGGTGCCGGGAGGCGCCAGGCGGGGTTTGTTACGCCTTTGCCTCCCGGCACCCCCGGGGCCGTCACGAATGCAGACCGCCGATGAGAAGGAGACCTTATATCCACTCCTTAATGAAGTTACATTGGCATAATAATTAAGCTCACCTGCCGCTATTCCGTTGACGCTCCATAACGACAGGTGCAGCGCCTTGTTCACTTTTCAGCATAACTCTGACCATGTGCGTCCTTTTAAAAGATCTGCCAATGACACTTCATCTTCTGCATTAAGCTTAGAGATATTGAAGTATTGCTTACTACCAAGCATGCCGCCTGGAGTATCTTTTATAAATTCAGTATCATGCAATGGGCCCAAAAGAAAAACCCGTGTAGGGTATTCTCCAGGGCGCAATGTATTTATTTTCTTTTGCGCTTCAGACAATAAGTCGGCGGTCTTTTCTCTAACGTTTTTCCACAACAGTTTCGCTTTAGATTCACTTTCAACATCTACGACTGCTCTAATTATTGCGATTTTTTCCACCTTCTTTTGACGGTACATGCCGAAATATTTGCAGCGACCATGAGAATAAGCCCCTCCTTCAGCAGGACACATATATACATTTCCAATCAAAACATCATCTGGCAGACCAGCACAATTAATTACATCAAGCCAGTTTTGCCATGAGGGAAGCAAGCCCTCTTCGTCTAAATATGCCCGTAAGTCCTTGATAGCATCTGATACATTCTTGGGCAATGTCGGCAGGTCTATAGCAGAAATGAAATCCTCAAAGGACACCGCCGAAAAGAAAATATTGTTCCGATATTTTTTCTCACATAACCCCTTGATCTTCTCAAATCGTTTTGAAATATCTCCTTCAAAATTTCCGAGGGCAATAAGTATCTTTAGCCCATGAGTTTCCGAATTTAGTGCGTCTAAATGATTTTCTAATTGTTTGTCATAGAACCAGTCGTAGTTTTTGGTTTCAATAAAGACTGTGAAAGCTTTTTGCGTTATGAGTCCATCGGGGACACTGCCAGCCTTTCTCTCTTGCTGGCGAAATTTCACCCCTACATCCTCTGACATATCGTAGCCACACAACCCACTAAGGATTTCCGCCAAAAACTTTGGATTTTCCTCATAAATCATTTTTAGCGCGAGCAAACAATAATTAGTGGTTCTATTCTCTTTTTGCGAGTATCCAGAAAATAGGCTTATTGTTTTCCCCATCTCAGATCCTTTCTATCGAAAACGAACTTATTATTCTACACAAAATCTCCCTTTGCCCTCGTTCCCCAACAAAAACACGCTAAAATTATACATCAACCTCACAAAAAGTCAACGAAGCCCGGCTCTCACCGTCCATGTAACCGGCATCCGAAAAGACTCATCGGGTTCTGGAAGGAAACGGCCCCGTGGGGGGGTGCCGGGAGGCAAAGGCGTAACAAACCCCGCCTGGCGCCTCCCGGCACCCCACGGGGCCGTCACGAATGCAGACCGCCGATGAGAAGGAGAGAGGGAGACCCCTTTCCTCCATCACTTAATCAAACAAACAACACGCGCGAGGTATGAGGCCGAAGGCCGCTTTGCGTGCCTTCGTGATAACAACGCCCATGAAGATTCATCGGTTTTTCTTTGATTACTTTCTTCAAAAAGTCTGAGCTTTCGCTCCAGCTCTCTATGTTTCATGCAACCTGCACCTTGTCAAGAATCACATCTTCCGGCAGGCCCCGAAGGACATCCTCTCTCCGGTCTTCCAAAATCAATACAACAGCCTCACTCAGGCTGTCTTTCGCTTCTTCTACTGTCTCGCCCTGACCATTGGCTCCAGGTATCTCCGGGCATATGGCCCAGTATCCGCCTTCCTGGGCCTCTTCAATAATGGCAGAAAACTCGACTTTCTTTTTTGCTTCCTGTTGTTGCATGGAGAGAAAGAGAGGGCCAATCTTTCGAATTGACAAATTTAAAGTGGAGGAACTTTTTGTCAACGATAAAAATCGACCTTATTTGAGCACATGCGCCATGTAGTTGATTAAGGAAATCGCTTTTAGGCTATTTATCTTTGTGCCGTAATCGAGTGACTCCCCATGAAGTACCATATGTCGATTCAACTCGGTAAAACCAGGGCCTCGTTCTTTTTCAGACGCACCAATAGGCAGACTATGCGCAAGCGGGCTTAGAAGTGCCGCTCGATAGGTGTCTGCCGCAATCTGTTCCACATAGATTGCTGTACGAGGCTTTTTGTTTTGTTTAATAAAGAAGTACTCATTGACGACTTCTTTGCATATCCCATCGGTCTGCGACAGAAAAACAGGTATCGAGAGTTCGTATTCACACCGCCTGTGGGCCGAGAAAGCCGCCTTAATCACCTTTTCGCGCTTTGGAAATCTTCCTACAATTGATGTTTCTATCTCTTCCAAACGTTCTTCGAAATATTGCACGAGGGCATCCTCTGCCTCTTGCACATTCCCTTCTGCTAGGGCCTTCTTCAGTTGCCAAAGAGAAGGAATGGGCATCTCAAGGTCGAGGTACCACCCATGTGTTCCAAGAAGTATTAAGGCTTCTTGTGTTTTGGGTGGAAGCTCCTTAAAGCTCCACTGAAGCCCCTCAAAGGCGGGACTAATAATTTCTTTTTTAAGCGACTCCCTAAATTCTTCCACCTGCTCCGCCGCTGGCCCTAGAACAGTCAGTACGTAACGTGGAAGCTCGAATGTTGCAATATCTTTTCGCCACTTCTCTTGGGCAGCGAAAATAGGTTCGAGGGATTTCTGAAGAGCTGCTTGCGATTTTAAAAAGGGCTGCGTTGCTCTTTTTAGCTCCTCCCGCTGTTTGAGAACAGGTGCCATGAGCTTTTGCATTTGCTCGCCCATTTTTTTCCACTGTGTTAGGTGGGCTTCAATCGCCTTTGTGACTTTCACGCTTGTCGTCACGACTTGGCTCCTTTATTTTCAAATTTTGCCACTAATGTTTCCTTGAGTTCTAACTTGCCGGAGAAAAGGGATCAATTCTTTAGTCATTATCAACAAGTCCGGTGTTTTGCTTATAAAACTCTTTTATGGCCCGACCATTAAGAATCGAGTATCCCGGCGCATTTTATCATGTCACCTGCCGGGGGAACGAATGGAAAGAGATATTCCAGGACGACTCTGACAGACACCGCTTTATCACTTTCCTTTCCGAGCCCGCAGAAATCTATTCCGTCAGGCTCCATGGCTAAAAGGAAAAGAGGGACATAGCCCCACACCGGTGTTCGGTGTTCAGAAAAAAGGATTCATCGTGCTGTGGTAACGGCCCCGCGGGGGGGGCCGTCACGAATGCAGACCGCCGATGAGAAGGAGAGAGGGAGACCCCTTTCCTCCATCACTTAATCAAACAAACAACACGCGCGAGGTATGAGGCCGAAGGCCGCTTTGCGTGCCTTCGTGACTGCGACGCCCGTGAAGATTCATCGGTTTTTCTTTGATTACTTTCTTTTTTCAAAAAGAAAGTAATCAGTAGTTCATGACGAGTGTGGTGGCGAAGGTGGTGTCGGTCTTTTCGGCGCCGGCAACCGGCACGTTGTCGTAGTTCACGAGGTAGCTCACCTTGAGCGAGAGCACGTCGCTAAGAGAGGTGGTGACGGCCGTCTCGGCATTGAGGTTGTAGTTTTTCGTCTCCTCGAAGTCGGGAAGCCACTCCACCCACTGGGAAAAACGGGTCTTCTTGTCAAGGGCGTAGACGTACTTGCCGTAGAGGCGGCCGCCTGCGTACTCCTTCGATGTGTTGTCCGTATAGTCGTCCCACGTGTAGCTCAGACCGGCCTCGGCGAGCAGCTTGTGGCTGTGCGTAGAGACGATCGTGTAACCGCCGCCGCCGCCCAGTATGTAGCGCGAGTCGAGGCCCATGAACTTGTCCTTGAGCCACTGGCCGTTGCCGAAGGTGTAGAGCCTGTCGGTGTACTCCTTGTCAACCCTCAGCTCGCTGGAGTAGCGCTGGGCCGTCCTCACGCCGCTGCTCTCGCCCTCGAGCACCGCGACCTTCCACTTGCCGGTCACCGTGGCGCTGGGCCTGTAGGTGAGCCCGTTCTTTAAGAGCAGTGTCTCCGTATCGGTATTGCCGCCCGTCTTTACGTAGGAGAGCTCGGCTTCGTCGCTTATGCTCTTCTCCGCCGGCTTGTCGAGCGCACCGGCAAGGCCCGCACAAGTGACGAGCGCCGCCGCCGTGAAAAAACAGACCATCTTTCTTGTCACTGATTTACCTCCTCCGGCTCGATCCCCTGAGCGGCGGGCCAGACGCCGCCTCAACTCGAGGCCCCCTCTTTACGGAGCGTCTCGTTCATGCTCCCCGTGCGGTAGCCCTCGAGGTCGAGCGTTACGTAAGTGAAACCCTTCTCCTTGAACTTCGAAATCACGGCCGAGCACACCTCGTCGTCGAGAAAGGCGGCGAACGCCGCGCGCGGCACCTCGATGCGGGCGGTCTCGCCGTGGTAGCGCACACGGAGCTGCACAAAGCCCAGCGAGCGCAGAAAACGCTCGCAGGCATCGACCTTTTCAAGGCGCTCTATCGTTATGGCCGTACCGTAGGGAAAACGGGAGGAGAGACAGGCGAGACTGGGCTTTTCCCAGGTGGGGAGGCCGAGCTCGCGGCTGAGATAACGGATCTCCGCCTTACTCAGCCCCGCCTCGCGCAGCGGACTTCTCACGCCGCGCTCGGCCGCGGCCGTGCGGCCGGGGCGGTAGTCGCCGTCGTCGTCCACGTTGGAGCCGTCGGCCACGTGGGAGAGCCCGAGCTCGTCGGCCTTCTTCCTGCAGATGTCGAAGAGCTCGCCCTTGCAGTAGTAACACCGGTTCTCGGGGTTGGCGGCGAATCCGGGGATCTCGAGCTCGTTGGAGTCGACCACGATATGGCGTACCCCCATCCGCGCCGCCAGGCCCTTCGCCTCCTCGAGCTCGCTCTCGGGGTACGTCGGTGAGACGGCCGTAAGGGCGGCCGTCCGCTCCCCCAGCACATCGACGGCCGCCCTGAGCAGAAAGGTAGAGTCCACGCCGCCCGAAAAGGCGACGAGCACCGAACCCATCTCCCCGATAAGCGCCTTGAGGCTTTCGTGCTTCGCCTCCGCCGCGGCCCCGTCCACGTCGATGGAGAAACCCCGGTCTGCGGCGCTCGTCAGCATACCCTGGCCCCCTCGATCACCTCCTCGGCAAGCGGCGCCGTGACGGTGAAGTCCGCCGCCTCTCCGATTTCCTCAGGGTCCGCCGTAAACTTCACCTTCGCGCCCTCGCCGGCCTTGCCGGCCGAATACCTCACGACGAGTCCGGCGGCGAAGTCCCGAAGGCCGTTGGAGAGGGCGCCGGCCGGGGCGTCCATTATGAGGGCCACGGGACCGGCGAAGCCCACCGGTTCGACGAGGATCGCCTCGCCCTCCGCAAGCCCCTTGAGCTTCGCGTTCTCGCCCTCGTCCCGGCCCACGACGACCTTTGCTCCCCTGTAGCGGAAGTGCCTGCCGAACTTGAGCGCGCGGAGGTCCCTCAGCGTCACCTCCTCCTTGTGGTCGAGAAGGTCCCTGACCTTCCTCGAAAATATCCTGTCCGTCAGAAGACACCCGCCCGAGGGACAGGGGTAGTCGCCCACCTCGAGCTCGTCGGCGAGCTCGATCTGCGGCCTGCGGGTCCTGCCCGTTATGGCGAGAAGCTTGTTCCTGTCGACGAGCCCCTCCTTCTCCGGGATGGTCGGCTCAAGCTGGCGCGCGCAGAGCGGGCGCAGTATGAGTCCCTCGAGCCCGCTCTCGCGCTCGATTATCTTCATGGTCTCGCGCCGCTGGCTCATGGGACGCTGACCAAGGACCTCGCCCGTTACGATGAACGAAGCCCCTATCTCGGCCATGTACTCCCCGGCCCGACGGAACATGTAGATACGGCAGTCCACGCACGGATTTATGCCCTTGCCCCGGCCGTAGCGGGGATTGCGCACTATCTCGATGTAGTCGAGGCCCTTGACCATCACCTTTATCGGTATGCCGAAGCGCCTGGCCACCTTCATGGACTCGCTGCGACAGCCGCCGGAAAGCTCCTTCTTCGCACTGCCGCTGCACGTGCAGAAAGCGGACGTGAAATTGAGCGCATGCACCTCTATGCCCTGATCGAGCATGAGCTTTACGGCGAGCGTGCTGTCAAGCCCCCCCGAAAGGAGAGCCACCGCCTTTGTCATGACACACTCCCTCCATATAATCCTTTAAATGACCTGAGATAGATATTATACTGACATGGCACGGGAAAATCAAAGGGAAGCTTTGATTTCTCTGGGGGAAACTTTCTGTAGAAAGTTTCCCCCAGACCCCCTTCAAAGACTTTTAATTCCCTGCGGATCACGCCGATTTTGCAAGCAAAATCGGCGTGATCCGCAGGGCGTTAAAAGTTTTTGGAGGGAGTCTGAGGGAACCTTTTTACAAAAAGGTTCCCTCAGGGTAATAAAACGGGTAAACGAAGATGGAGCCTCGTTACATAGTCAGTCTCGGTCTCGCCGTTCTCATTCTCTACCTGCTTTATCTCATAATGGCGCCTTTTTTCGTGCCCATATTCTGGGCCGTCGTTCTCTCCGTGGTCTTTCATCCTTACTACAGGCTGCTCAGGAGGCGGATGAGGCTTGGAAGTGCTGTGGCCTCGCTGCTCACCTGCGTCTCGGTCGTAGCCTTCATCGTCGTGCCGGCCGTGCTGCTCGCCTCCTCACTCGCCGCCGAGCTCGCGTCCCTGTACCGCTGGGCCGAAGGGTATCTCAAGGGCATGACCGGCGACGCCGGGGGCTCGGCCGGTCTTGCCGCGGCCTGGGCGCTCGACTATGTGGAATCGCTCGCAGGCGACTATATAGACATCTCGAGTCTCGACATCAAAAGCCACGTCGCTTCACTCGTAAAGAGCGCGAGCGCATTCCTCACCAACGCCTTGACGGGAGCGGTCGTCGATATCACAAGGTTCATGCTCGACACGGCCCTCGCCTTTTTCATACTCTACTATATGCTCAAGGAGGGCGAGGGCTTCGTCTCCAGCGTAAAGGGACTTCTGCCCTTGAGTGAGGAGAAGGCGTCGGCCGTGCTCGAAAAGACGGGTGAAGTCGTCTCGGCCACGCTCTACGGAGGCGTTCTCGTATCGGCCATGCAGGGCATACTCGGAGGGACGGCCTTCTGGGTCCTCGGCCTCTCCTCACCCGTGCTCTGGGGCATGTTCATGATGATAGCCGCCTTCCTGCCGCTTGTGGGGCCGGCTCTGATATGGGCGCCGGCGGCCGTCTATCTCGTCGTCAAGGGAAGCGTGGTAAAGGCCGTGCTGCTCGCCCTCTGGGGAGTGGTGGTGGTTGGACTGGCCGACAACATACTGAGGCCCCTCATAGTGAGCGGCAGGACGAACCTCCACCCGTTGCTGCTGTTCCTGTCCATCCTCGGCGCCATAAACGTCTTCGGCATCATAGGGCTGGTGGCGGGACCCCTGGTGCTGAGTGTCGCCATGGCGGCCGTTGAGATCTATAGGGAGGGCGCCGGCCGGGAAAGCTCCGGCGGGGTGTAGCCGATGGAACGTCGAAGCCGACTGCCCCTGGTGCTCTTCCTCTTCACCGTGGCCACCACCGTTACGGCCGGCGCCTTCTACGAAGGGATCAACCCCTTTGCAGAGCCGCTCGGCCTCGTCAAGGGCGTGCCCTTCTCGACGGCTCTTCTTCTGATCCTCGGCACCCATGAGATGGGTCACTACCTGGCGTCGAAGCGTCACGGCGTCAGGGCGACCCTGCCTTTTTTCATCCCGGCCCCTCCCTTTCCTCCCATGATAGGCACCTTCGGCGCCGTCATAAAGATGAA from Deltaproteobacteria bacterium encodes the following:
- a CDS encoding ATP-dependent RecD-like DNA helicase, yielding MTAGGDRGGGSALESSVVATIEGYTFRNEDNGFSVVRLKDDAGRALTAVGHMAHEPPGSTVRLRGAWVRDRNYGTQFRFESCELVRPDTLVGMERYLGSGLVKGVGPALASRIVERFGLETMDVIDNEPDRLVEVEGIGRKRLERIKAAWDEQREIRKIMVFLQGLGVSPALAARIYRRYGAEAVERVSRDPFRLADEVWGVGFATADRIAGALGVEGDSPARIKAGILSVLSRAADSGHCYLPEDEAARGAAELLGVEASAAAALFAELAAEGRIMLDGGRIYLTRLFEAEQSAAARLAELLAAPSLLPIKDASRAVEWAQQRMGLELAPAQRSALEAVLTGKVNIITGGPGTGKTTILKAILLIARAKDVKTALAAPTGRAARRLAEAAGAPASTIHRLLDYDPATGAFKRCASAPLEADLVIIDETSMVDTVLLSALVAAVPSHAGLVFVGDVDQLPSVGPGAALAEMIESGAVPVARLTEIFRQSRGSLISTNARNINLGRALELHGAPAREKDFFCIFREDAAELADEVVSLCSERLPRRYGFDPVRHIQVLAPMNRGEAGIENLNALLRARLNPPSPRRREMRRGALVIREGDKVIQLRNNYDKEVFNGDMGVVTSVDAEEGAVEVDFYGRRVDFDGASELDELQPAYALSIHKSQGGEYPCVVVALHSSHYVMLRRRLLYTAVTRGKRLVVLVASRKALAVALREEREEHRHTALSERIVEACRNLSGADAPGTVAPAPPGGGGAG
- a CDS encoding endonuclease V, translating into MKAARLHPWRVTPAEAAAIQRRLAGLVRVGGALPRPPRLVAGADAAYSRSGGMVFAAVTVHAFPSLELVERRCAARPALFPYVPGLLTFREGPALVDAFGLVACAPDVVIFDGQGILHPRRMGVAAHMGVLLGVPTVGCAKSLLCGRCDEPGTARGAWTAVTGGGERLGACLRTREGVRPVYVSPGFGLGLEAAVETVLSCTTRYRLPEPVRSAHRFAALAKEDFEERAGEDGGVSGSLSDDGRR
- the sixA gene encoding phosphohistidine phosphatase SixA — protein: MEVEGVKLYLARHARAVEAEAEQGRPLSEEGRRQARTVARRLADRGVAVARIYHSPKLRAAQTARILGRCMEPAPVVMEADGLLPGDDPELWAARLGCMGCDVMLVGHLPHLGALAAFLAGGALAGAPWPEAAVLCLHREGRRRWRALWTVTADERG
- a CDS encoding type II toxin-antitoxin system HicB family antitoxin, coding for MQQQEAKKKVEFSAIIEEAQEGGYWAICPEIPGANGQGETVEEAKDSLSEAVVLILEDRREDVLRGLPEDVILDKVQVA
- a CDS encoding DUF481 domain-containing protein, which codes for MTRKMVCFFTAAALVTCAGLAGALDKPAEKSISDEAELSYVKTGGNTDTETLLLKNGLTYRPSATVTGKWKVAVLEGESSGVRTAQRYSSELRVDKEYTDRLYTFGNGQWLKDKFMGLDSRYILGGGGGYTIVSTHSHKLLAEAGLSYTWDDYTDNTSKEYAGGRLYGKYVYALDKKTRFSQWVEWLPDFEETKNYNLNAETAVTTSLSDVLSLKVSYLVNYDNVPVAGAEKTDTTFATTLVMNY
- the larE gene encoding ATP-dependent sacrificial sulfur transferase LarE; this encodes MLTSAADRGFSIDVDGAAAEAKHESLKALIGEMGSVLVAFSGGVDSTFLLRAAVDVLGERTAALTAVSPTYPESELEEAKGLAARMGVRHIVVDSNELEIPGFAANPENRCYYCKGELFDICRKKADELGLSHVADGSNVDDDGDYRPGRTAAAERGVRSPLREAGLSKAEIRYLSRELGLPTWEKPSLACLSSRFPYGTAITIERLEKVDACERFLRSLGFVQLRVRYHGETARIEVPRAAFAAFLDDEVCSAVISKFKEKGFTYVTLDLEGYRTGSMNETLRKEGASS
- a CDS encoding AI-2E family transporter, producing MEPRYIVSLGLAVLILYLLYLIMAPFFVPIFWAVVLSVVFHPYYRLLRRRMRLGSAVASLLTCVSVVAFIVVPAVLLASSLAAELASLYRWAEGYLKGMTGDAGGSAGLAAAWALDYVESLAGDYIDISSLDIKSHVASLVKSASAFLTNALTGAVVDITRFMLDTALAFFILYYMLKEGEGFVSSVKGLLPLSEEKASAVLEKTGEVVSATLYGGVLVSAMQGILGGTAFWVLGLSSPVLWGMFMMIAAFLPLVGPALIWAPAAVYLVVKGSVVKAVLLALWGVVVVGLADNILRPLIVSGRTNLHPLLLFLSILGAINVFGIIGLVAGPLVLSVAMAAVEIYREGAGRESSGGV